A genomic window from Candidatus Brocadiaceae bacterium includes:
- a CDS encoding PilT/PilU family type 4a pilus ATPase produces MELDRQVARLMKKAREAMASDVHVIAGLPPAFRIHGEIILADAPPLTPAQAAHMTLSLLTEQQRAQLEKEWELSVSIKDGALGRFRVTAYYHGGHPEMALRSCNTVIPTRDMLGLPEIVDEFARMTSGLVLVTGPTGMGKTTTLNYMLDLINSERRCKIVTIEDPIEYLHRCKKAIVVQQEVGTDVHSFARALVHVLRQDPDVICVGEMRNLETISTALTAAETGHLVIATLHTPNALQTVERIVDVFPAGQQNQVITQLANCLQGVVAQLLLTRADKKGRVLATEVLVANTAVRSVIRENDLSKLQSVIQTGRRSGMHSMDDSLRRLYEAASISYDAAVSHARDPRMISDGYKSAATQ; encoded by the coding sequence ATGGAGCTTGATCGCCAGGTAGCGCGGCTCATGAAGAAGGCCCGGGAGGCAATGGCCAGCGACGTGCACGTCATCGCCGGGCTCCCGCCGGCCTTCCGGATCCATGGCGAGATCATCCTCGCCGACGCCCCGCCGCTGACGCCCGCGCAGGCGGCGCACATGACGCTGAGCCTGCTCACCGAACAGCAGCGGGCGCAGCTCGAAAAGGAATGGGAGCTTTCCGTCTCCATCAAGGACGGCGCCCTCGGTCGCTTCCGCGTCACCGCCTACTACCACGGCGGCCATCCCGAAATGGCCCTGCGGTCGTGCAACACCGTCATCCCCACGCGGGATATGCTCGGCCTGCCGGAGATCGTCGACGAGTTCGCCCGGATGACGTCCGGCCTCGTGCTCGTCACAGGCCCGACCGGCATGGGCAAGACCACCACGTTGAACTACATGCTGGACCTGATCAACAGCGAGAGGCGCTGCAAGATCGTCACGATCGAAGACCCCATCGAGTACCTCCACCGCTGCAAGAAGGCCATCGTCGTCCAGCAGGAAGTCGGCACCGACGTCCACTCGTTCGCCCGCGCGCTCGTGCACGTGCTCCGGCAGGACCCCGACGTGATCTGCGTGGGCGAGATGCGCAACCTGGAGACCATATCCACCGCACTTACTGCCGCCGAGACGGGCCACCTCGTCATCGCCACGCTGCACACACCCAACGCGCTCCAGACCGTGGAGCGGATTGTCGACGTCTTTCCGGCCGGACAGCAGAACCAGGTGATCACGCAGCTGGCCAACTGCCTGCAGGGCGTCGTCGCGCAGCTGCTGCTGACGCGCGCGGACAAGAAAGGCCGGGTGCTGGCCACCGAGGTGCTGGTGGCCAATACGGCCGTCCGATCGGTCATCCGGGAAAATGACCTGTCCAAGCTGCAGAGCGTGATTCAGACCGGACGTCGGTCCGGGATGCACTCGATGGACGATTCGCTGCGCCGCCTCTACGAGGCCGCCTCGATCTCGTATGACGCCGCCGTCTCGCACGCACGCGATCCGCGCATGATCAGCGACGGATACAAGTCCGCCGCAACGCAGTAG
- a CDS encoding M28 family peptidase: MDALDYCEHLVETWPNRWTGSPGERESGDWMEAQLAAMGYETRQMRFPCPGWEFEGEEMYLEGRPIEAGAQFYSVGCDVTAPLAPVRPDGTGGFSGDVAGRIALVRESETNEVTDRNPLLLNLEAAGAVGAVMQSVLPDTYSTKMFRTPESKLPAMGVSGEVGPQLFEAAGKDVRMVIRARQTESTTGNVFGEKGPEDGPVILVCAHHEASPNSPGASDDASGIGVVLAIAQRFAGAECGARLRFVGWGGHEFGVFGSKWYVDNCRDEALKVKRLLVFDVVGAPDSRPRISVCGSEGLQRQVGAYAERRSDVAFVVRNRGGGDASTFVPIGVEAVSIGSDCSGRRPPTHSPMDDLRWVDRANLDRCVDVGVELVKEWMGQFGVTCRGV, encoded by the coding sequence ATGGATGCGTTGGACTACTGTGAGCACCTGGTTGAGACGTGGCCGAATCGCTGGACCGGCTCGCCCGGAGAGCGGGAATCGGGTGACTGGATGGAGGCGCAGCTCGCAGCCATGGGCTACGAGACGCGCCAGATGCGCTTCCCGTGTCCGGGTTGGGAGTTCGAAGGCGAGGAGATGTACCTGGAGGGCCGGCCCATCGAAGCCGGCGCGCAGTTCTACAGCGTGGGGTGCGACGTGACGGCCCCGCTGGCGCCCGTCCGGCCGGACGGGACCGGCGGCTTCTCAGGCGACGTGGCGGGCAGGATCGCCCTGGTCAGGGAGTCCGAGACGAACGAGGTGACCGACCGGAACCCGCTGCTCCTGAACCTCGAGGCCGCCGGGGCGGTCGGCGCGGTGATGCAGAGCGTCCTCCCGGACACCTATTCGACCAAGATGTTCCGCACGCCGGAGTCGAAGCTGCCGGCGATGGGCGTGAGCGGGGAGGTCGGGCCGCAGTTGTTCGAGGCGGCGGGCAAGGACGTGCGGATGGTGATCCGGGCGCGTCAGACCGAGAGCACCACCGGGAACGTGTTCGGCGAGAAGGGCCCGGAAGACGGCCCCGTGATCCTGGTCTGCGCCCACCACGAGGCGTCCCCGAACTCGCCGGGCGCCAGCGACGACGCCTCCGGCATCGGCGTGGTGCTGGCGATCGCGCAGCGGTTCGCCGGGGCCGAATGCGGGGCCCGGCTGCGGTTCGTCGGCTGGGGCGGGCACGAGTTCGGCGTGTTCGGCTCGAAGTGGTACGTGGACAACTGTCGGGACGAGGCGCTGAAGGTGAAGCGGCTGCTGGTCTTCGACGTCGTCGGCGCCCCCGACTCCCGGCCCCGCATCAGCGTCTGCGGCAGCGAGGGCCTGCAGCGGCAGGTCGGCGCCTACGCCGAGCGGCGCAGCGACGTGGCGTTCGTCGTGCGCAATCGCGGCGGCGGCGACGCCTCGACCTTCGTGCCCATCGGCGTCGAGGCCGTGTCGATCGGCTCGGACTGCTCCGGGCGCCGGCCGCCGACGCACAGCCCGATGGACGACCTGCGATGGGTCGACCGCGCGAACCTGGACCGGTGCGTCGACGTGGGCGTGGAGCTGGTGAAGGAGTGGATGGGTCAGTTCGGCGTGACCTGCCGGGGGGTGTGA
- a CDS encoding PAS domain S-box protein: MSETEEGLRPGPERTGGDPVGVRAGASRTRLRRVEEALQASERRYRALFEHAAEGLALQEVITDAAGRPCDGRFLDVNPAFERLTGLSRGDLVGRTLRDVLPEPDGAWAEAFARAAGSAEPVVYEHHDVQRDAWFEVRGYAPTPGQVVLAVSDITARKTAQESVDRERAQLSGIVDSIPMMLIIWEPELKRFILNTHARRVLGWSDAAAADGEFMSRLFPDPDERAEVSAFMRSLTPQWREWNVATGDGGVIPSEWCNVPFNADTMVGIGRDLRESKQAERALVESEARLRALVDNLPFEVWAMSAEGRYTFANPVCRSGWGPRVGKRPEEVAPSEEVLRQWLSNNERAFGGEVVTGEVTYRRRDGVRVFRNVVAPVHVGGAVQGIFGVNIDITGSKAAERALRESRARYRSLFESIDEGFCIIEVIFADDGRAVDYRYLETNPAFVRQTGLTQAEGRTMGELCPGHEDYWFEAFGQVALTGEPRRFQSRAAQLGCWYDVYAFRHGRPEDRQVAVLFSDISEHRRMVAALESSRSRLELLATVAERLLRAVGPYQAVDDVGRLSMAHLNCECFSICVIDRPGRELSVSACAGIPPEVAREIARIDLETADWGAAADGHHIAVPGTVKRRQDARRELLASHGIRAYCCHPLVAQGALLGTLSFGVRSRDAFGVEEVALMKSVTDHVAVAVQRIDAQRALRVLNNSLEQRVLRRTAQVQHQADQLRALASELGRAEQRERRRLATILHDHVQQLLAAARMQVRWVKREAEGERLLATVRGVDAILGEALSACRNLALDLCPPVLHEAGLSAAINWLASCMKERHQLTVVVRAETKADPRSEEIRALLFECVRELLFNVVKHAGTAEAGVTLLQTGDRRVRIIVRDEGKGFDPDRLRRRSAADATFGLFSIQERLAQVGGQMVLETAPGKGTRVTLTAPSAEQPPRPAEEPAGRVSEETVAIRRKSALCRVLIVDDHKMVREGLAGLFQFESDIEVVGHAADGPQAIELARQLQPDVIIMDVSLGAMSGVEATRRILADGSRAKVIGLSMHLDGEVAQAMREAGAIAYLTKDGPTEELIATVRACRPG; this comes from the coding sequence GTGAGCGAGACGGAAGAGGGACTGCGGCCGGGACCGGAGCGAACCGGGGGAGATCCCGTCGGCGTGCGGGCCGGTGCGTCTCGGACGCGCCTGCGCCGGGTTGAGGAGGCTCTGCAGGCGTCGGAACGGCGTTACCGGGCCCTGTTCGAGCACGCGGCCGAGGGGCTGGCCCTGCAGGAGGTCATCACGGATGCGGCCGGCCGGCCGTGCGACGGCCGGTTCCTGGACGTGAACCCCGCCTTCGAGCGGCTGACGGGCCTGAGCCGGGGCGACCTGGTGGGGCGGACCTTGCGCGACGTGCTGCCGGAGCCCGACGGGGCCTGGGCCGAGGCGTTCGCGCGGGCGGCCGGCAGCGCCGAGCCGGTTGTCTACGAGCACCACGACGTCCAGCGGGACGCCTGGTTCGAGGTGCGCGGGTATGCGCCGACGCCGGGCCAGGTTGTGTTGGCCGTCAGCGACATCACCGCCCGCAAGACCGCGCAGGAGTCTGTCGACCGGGAGCGGGCCCAACTGTCCGGCATCGTCGACTCCATCCCGATGATGCTGATCATCTGGGAGCCCGAGCTGAAGCGGTTCATCCTGAACACCCATGCGCGGCGCGTCCTCGGATGGTCCGACGCGGCGGCGGCCGACGGGGAGTTCATGAGCCGGCTGTTCCCGGATCCGGACGAACGCGCCGAGGTGAGCGCCTTCATGCGGTCGCTCACGCCGCAGTGGCGCGAGTGGAATGTGGCAACGGGGGACGGCGGCGTGATCCCGAGCGAGTGGTGCAACGTGCCGTTCAACGCCGACACCATGGTGGGCATCGGCCGGGACCTGCGCGAGAGCAAGCAGGCGGAGCGGGCCCTGGTGGAGAGCGAGGCCCGCCTGCGTGCGCTGGTGGACAACCTGCCGTTCGAGGTCTGGGCCATGAGTGCCGAGGGCCGCTACACGTTCGCCAATCCCGTCTGCCGGTCCGGTTGGGGGCCGCGCGTCGGGAAGCGCCCGGAGGAGGTCGCCCCGTCCGAGGAGGTCCTCCGACAGTGGCTTTCGAACAACGAGCGGGCGTTCGGCGGCGAGGTCGTCACCGGAGAGGTGACCTATCGGCGACGGGACGGCGTGCGGGTCTTCCGGAACGTCGTGGCTCCCGTCCACGTCGGGGGGGCGGTGCAGGGCATTTTCGGCGTGAACATCGACATCACCGGCAGCAAGGCGGCCGAGAGGGCACTGCGCGAGAGCCGAGCGCGCTACCGAAGCCTGTTCGAGTCCATCGACGAGGGATTCTGCATCATCGAGGTCATCTTCGCGGACGACGGCCGGGCCGTCGATTACAGGTATCTGGAGACGAACCCGGCCTTCGTGCGGCAGACGGGGCTCACGCAGGCGGAGGGCCGGACGATGGGCGAACTCTGCCCCGGGCACGAGGACTACTGGTTCGAGGCCTTCGGGCAGGTGGCCTTGACGGGCGAGCCCCGCCGCTTCCAGAGCCGAGCCGCGCAACTGGGATGCTGGTACGACGTGTATGCCTTCCGACACGGCCGCCCCGAGGACAGGCAGGTGGCCGTGCTGTTCAGCGACATCAGCGAGCACAGGAGGATGGTGGCGGCGCTGGAGTCGAGCCGAAGCCGCCTGGAGCTGCTGGCCACCGTCGCCGAACGCCTGCTGCGGGCGGTGGGCCCGTACCAGGCCGTGGATGACGTGGGCCGCCTGAGCATGGCGCACCTGAACTGCGAGTGCTTCTCGATCTGCGTCATCGACCGGCCGGGGCGCGAGTTGTCCGTCAGCGCCTGCGCGGGCATCCCGCCCGAGGTCGCCCGGGAGATCGCCCGCATCGACCTCGAAACGGCCGACTGGGGCGCCGCGGCGGATGGCCACCACATCGCGGTGCCGGGCACCGTCAAGCGGCGGCAGGACGCTCGCAGGGAGCTGCTCGCGTCCCACGGCATCCGCGCATACTGCTGCCACCCCCTGGTGGCCCAGGGCGCCCTGCTGGGCACGCTCTCGTTCGGGGTGCGCTCGCGCGATGCCTTCGGCGTCGAAGAGGTGGCCCTGATGAAGTCGGTCACCGACCATGTGGCCGTGGCCGTCCAGCGCATCGACGCGCAGCGGGCGCTCAGGGTGCTGAACAACTCGCTGGAGCAGCGCGTCCTGCGGCGCACGGCCCAGGTTCAGCACCAGGCGGACCAGTTGCGCGCCCTCGCCAGCGAGTTGGGCCGGGCCGAGCAGCGCGAACGCAGGCGGCTGGCCACCATCCTCCACGACCACGTCCAGCAGTTGCTGGCCGCCGCCCGCATGCAGGTGCGATGGGTCAAGCGCGAGGCCGAAGGCGAACGCCTGCTCGCCACCGTCCGGGGCGTCGACGCCATCCTCGGCGAGGCGCTCTCGGCGTGCCGGAATCTGGCGCTGGACCTCTGCCCGCCCGTGCTGCACGAGGCGGGTCTGAGCGCGGCGATCAACTGGCTGGCGTCCTGCATGAAGGAGCGGCACCAGTTGACCGTGGTCGTGCGGGCCGAGACGAAGGCCGACCCGCGCTCCGAGGAGATACGCGCGCTGCTCTTCGAGTGCGTCCGCGAGCTGCTGTTCAACGTCGTCAAGCATGCCGGGACCGCCGAGGCCGGCGTGACGCTCCTGCAGACGGGCGACAGGCGCGTGCGCATCATCGTCCGGGATGAGGGGAAGGGGTTCGACCCCGACCGCCTGCGCAGGCGCAGCGCCGCCGACGCGACCTTCGGTCTGTTCAGCATCCAGGAACGCCTGGCGCAGGTCGGCGGGCAGATGGTGCTGGAGACGGCGCCGGGGAAGGGCACGCGCGTGACGCTCACCGCGCCGTCGGCCGAGCAGCCGCCGCGCCCGGCCGAGGAGCCCGCCGGCCGCGTGAGCGAGGAGACGGTGGCCATCCGTCGCAAGAGCGCCCTCTGCCGCGTGCTGATCGTGGACGACCACAAGATGGTGCGGGAGGGCCTGGCGGGCCTGTTCCAGTTCGAGTCCGACATCGAGGTCGTCGGGCACGCTGCCGACGGCCCCCAGGCCATCGAGCTGGCGCGGCAGCTTCAGCCCGACGTCATCATCATGGACGTGTCTCTGGGCGCGATGAGCGGGGTGGAGGCCACCCGACGGATACTGGCCGACGGGTCACGCGCGAAGGTCATCGGCCTCTCGATGCACCTGGACGGAGAGGTCGCCCAGGCGATGCGTGAGGCCGGGGCGATCGCCTATCTCACCAAGGACGGTCCGACCGAGGAACTCATCGCCACCGTGCGCGCCTGCCGGCCCGGATGA
- a CDS encoding tetratricopeptide repeat protein, with product MSRFDSLEFERPKAGPRRHSGETTGTPVRDCSYFREAAGEEYRLGRLEAALRSYSRALECDTTACGCWLMQVRILIELEEYTEAGVWADKALEMFPDHPDLLAARAVICARTGMDSRAMAFSDSAMAGRDGSPYTWLARGEVLLARRGRMAGECLLRAIAESPATVDRAWMNVEVARVLRRYGRRSEALYHAKAAQAAMPLHAAVALEVGLCQESLGLPDAAQSFTEALQLDPLCDQARLRLARRRRSLWGYVKRWFTRSDNGA from the coding sequence ATGAGCCGGTTCGACAGCCTGGAGTTTGAGCGGCCGAAGGCGGGGCCTCGACGGCATTCCGGCGAGACCACGGGGACGCCGGTCCGCGACTGCTCGTATTTCCGGGAGGCCGCCGGCGAGGAATACCGGCTGGGGCGGCTGGAGGCGGCCCTGCGCAGCTACTCGCGCGCGCTCGAATGCGACACGACGGCCTGCGGCTGCTGGCTCATGCAGGTGCGCATCCTGATCGAACTGGAGGAGTACACGGAGGCGGGCGTGTGGGCGGATAAGGCGCTGGAGATGTTCCCGGACCACCCGGACCTGCTCGCCGCCCGCGCCGTCATCTGCGCCCGCACGGGCATGGACAGCCGCGCGATGGCGTTCTCCGACAGCGCGATGGCCGGCAGGGACGGCAGCCCCTACACGTGGCTGGCGCGCGGCGAGGTCCTCCTGGCCCGTCGCGGGCGCATGGCCGGCGAATGCCTTCTGCGCGCGATCGCCGAAAGCCCGGCCACGGTGGACCGGGCCTGGATGAACGTCGAGGTGGCGCGCGTGCTGCGCCGCTACGGGCGGCGGTCGGAGGCGCTCTACCATGCAAAGGCTGCGCAGGCGGCGATGCCGCTTCACGCGGCGGTCGCGCTCGAGGTGGGCCTCTGCCAGGAATCCCTGGGCCTGCCCGACGCGGCCCAGTCCTTCACGGAAGCCCTGCAGCTCGACCCGCTGTGCGACCAGGCCCGCCTGCGGCTGGCACGGCGGCGCAGGAGCCTGTGGGGATACGTCAAACGCTGGTTTACACGGAGCGACAATGGAGCTTGA
- a CDS encoding ABC transporter permease: MDAGHETALEATPQGSLRVALSGRWVTVDVAAERSRILEGVGKATGRIDCSGRGIADWDSTLLALLRALQAYGDESGLPVVLEDMPAGLTRLLSLASAVAPRRDVPRPSVRTGLLAGVGERVAELVRSAGELLAFLGDSLLSLGRLLRGRAVFRPVDLWLVIQDSGVRALPIVALISALVGMILAFVGAYQLRAFGAEVFIAAGVGLGMVREMAPVMTGILLAGRSGAAFAAEIGTMRVNEEVDAFETMGVSPFDFLVMPRILAMALMMPMLCLYSNLMGILGGAAVGWAMFGIPLAQYFEETWAAVRLTDFGIGVGKALIFGVAVAVAGCLRGLQCGRSAAAVGLAATSAVVTGIVAVIVIDSVAAVMSTVLGI; this comes from the coding sequence ATGGACGCGGGCCATGAGACCGCCCTGGAGGCCACGCCGCAGGGGAGCCTGCGGGTGGCCCTGTCGGGGCGCTGGGTGACGGTGGACGTGGCGGCCGAACGGTCCCGGATCCTGGAGGGCGTCGGCAAGGCCACGGGCCGCATCGACTGCAGCGGCCGCGGGATCGCGGACTGGGATTCCACGCTCCTGGCGCTGCTGCGCGCCCTGCAGGCCTATGGGGACGAGAGCGGTCTGCCGGTGGTCCTCGAGGACATGCCGGCCGGCCTGACGCGTCTTCTGTCGCTGGCCTCGGCCGTGGCGCCGCGCCGCGATGTGCCGCGGCCGTCCGTGCGCACGGGGCTCCTGGCCGGGGTCGGGGAGCGGGTGGCGGAACTGGTTCGGTCGGCAGGGGAGCTGCTGGCCTTCCTGGGCGACTCTCTGCTCTCGCTGGGGCGGCTTCTGCGGGGGCGCGCCGTGTTCCGGCCGGTCGACCTCTGGCTGGTCATCCAGGACTCGGGCGTGCGCGCGCTGCCGATCGTGGCTCTGATCAGCGCGTTGGTCGGGATGATCCTGGCCTTCGTCGGCGCCTATCAGCTCCGTGCGTTCGGGGCGGAGGTCTTCATCGCTGCCGGCGTCGGGCTCGGCATGGTGCGGGAGATGGCCCCGGTCATGACGGGCATCCTGCTGGCCGGCCGTTCGGGCGCCGCCTTCGCCGCCGAGATCGGCACCATGCGGGTCAACGAGGAGGTGGACGCGTTCGAGACGATGGGCGTCTCGCCGTTCGACTTCCTGGTGATGCCGCGCATCCTGGCGATGGCCCTCATGATGCCGATGCTGTGCCTCTACTCCAACCTGATGGGCATACTGGGCGGGGCGGCGGTCGGGTGGGCCATGTTCGGGATTCCGCTGGCGCAGTACTTCGAGGAGACCTGGGCGGCCGTCCGGCTCACGGACTTCGGCATCGGCGTCGGCAAGGCCCTGATCTTCGGCGTCGCCGTGGCCGTGGCGGGATGCCTGCGCGGCCTGCAGTGCGGGCGCAGCGCCGCCGCCGTGGGCCTGGCGGCCACCTCGGCGGTTGTGACGGGCATCGTCGCCGTCATCGTGATCGATTCGGTGGCCGCCGTCATGTCGACGGTGTTGGGCATTTGA
- a CDS encoding ATP-binding cassette domain-containing protein, protein MASGNACIEVEDLTLAYGEEVTLRGLSFQVRCGDVFVIMGPSGSGKSTVLRALVGLKKPASGRVLYDGVSLWDADPDGRRRVQRRIGVSFQSGALFSALTLAENVALPLEQFTDMPRSQVRDLAALKLALVGLAGFEGYYPAQISGGMRKRAALARAMALDPDVLFFDEPSAGLDPVNARRLDDLIMELRDSLGTTIVMVSHELASIFTIGNRAVLLDSEARTIIAAGDPRTLREESQDPRVRAFLTRGEEGGGRAR, encoded by the coding sequence ATGGCCTCAGGCAATGCGTGCATCGAGGTGGAGGACCTGACCCTGGCCTACGGCGAGGAGGTGACCTTGCGCGGGCTCAGCTTCCAGGTCCGCTGCGGTGACGTGTTCGTGATCATGGGCCCCAGCGGGAGCGGCAAGAGCACCGTGCTGCGCGCCCTCGTCGGGCTGAAGAAGCCCGCCTCCGGCCGGGTGCTCTACGACGGCGTGAGCCTGTGGGACGCCGACCCCGACGGGCGCCGCCGGGTGCAGCGGCGCATCGGCGTGTCCTTCCAGTCCGGCGCGCTCTTCAGCGCCCTGACCCTGGCCGAGAACGTCGCACTGCCCCTGGAGCAGTTCACCGACATGCCGCGCTCGCAGGTGCGGGACCTGGCGGCCCTGAAGCTGGCGCTCGTGGGCCTGGCGGGGTTCGAGGGCTACTACCCCGCGCAGATCAGCGGCGGCATGCGCAAGCGTGCGGCCCTGGCGCGCGCCATGGCCCTGGACCCGGACGTGCTGTTCTTCGACGAGCCCTCGGCGGGACTCGACCCCGTCAACGCCCGCCGGCTGGACGACCTGATCATGGAGCTTCGCGACAGCCTGGGGACCACCATCGTGATGGTCTCGCACGAACTGGCCAGCATCTTCACTATCGGCAACCGCGCCGTACTGCTGGATTCGGAGGCGCGCACGATCATCGCCGCCGGCGATCCGAGGACGCTCCGGGAGGAGTCGCAGGACCCGCGCGTCCGGGCGTTCCTGACGCGCGGCGA